The genomic DNA AACACTTTAAGCTAAGTTGAGGAGTCGTCAACGCAAGAGACTCTTACCAACTACGGAGAGTACGAATAGTATGGCTATTGAACAATTCTGGGGAACCGGCAGACGCAAAACCTCGGTCGCGCGTGTCCGGATCATTCCCGGTGGTGAAGCCGGGGTTACCGTTAACAAAAAACCGATTCAAGAGTACTTTGAACGCGCAGACCACTGGCAGGCAGCACAACGCCCCATTGAGCATGTTGAGAAAATGGGCGAATACGCCATCCACGTCAACGTAAAAGGCGGTGGAAAGACTGGACAGTCCGGCGCAATCTCACACGGACTCGCACGCGCACTCGTCAAAGCGGATGAATCCTTAAAGCCTTCATTGAAAAAGGCAGGATTTTTAACGCGCGATTCGAGAATGGTCGAACGGAAGAAGTACGGACAGAAAGGCGCACGGGCACGCTTCCAATTCTCCAAGCGTTAGAATTGTTGAGTTCTTCGGACATTTACAACGTTTAACGCAAGTCTCCATCTCTCGCTGGCAGGGTTTCAATCCTCTTTGGAAACCCCTTCTGGAGTGCCACACGTGTATTCCTTCTCCGCCAGCAACAGCGTACCGTTTAATCATCAGTTTTACTATAATGTTAAAAGGGCGCGTAGGCTATAAAACAAACGCGGACAGGCATCGCGCCTACAAGCGTTTGTGAGTATCAAGAGGTTTCGCATGTCAAACATTGTCATCTTAGGCGCACAGTGGGGCGATGAAAGTAAAGGGAAATTGACCGATGTTTTTGCCGCAGATGCGGATATTGTCGCTCGCTATCAAGGCGGCGATAACGCAGGGCATACCATCGTTCTCGGAGAAAAAACGTTTATTCTCCACTTGATTCCATCTGGTATCCTGCGTCCCGATACTGTCAACGTTATCGGCAACGGTGTCGTCATTAATTTGGAAACACTTTTCGGTGAGATTGATCGGCTACAGGCACAGGATATTGAAGTCAGTAGCGATAACCTGAAAATCAGCGATCGCGCACATCTTATCATGCCATACCACAAGGTCGTTGAACAGTGGGAACAGATGGGGAGTGCAACCAAAATCGGAACTACCTCGCGTGGTATCGGTCCCACTTACTCCGATAAGATGAACCGACATGCTGGTATTCGCGTTGGCGACCTCCTTGAATTTGACCAGTTCCAAAAGAAGTTGGATTACAACCTCGAAGCCAAAGCAGACGCACTCCAAATAGGTGGACCCGAACGACACGTCCTGCTCGAAACTTATCACAGTTACGCACAGCGGATCGCACCCTATGTGACAGATACTGTCGCTTTCATGCACGACGCGCTCGCTTCCGAGAAACGGATCCTCTTTGAGGGCGCACAGGGGACTATGCTCGATATAGATTTCGGGACCTATCCCTACGTTACCTCTTCTAACTGCACCGCCGGTGCCGCTTGTACCGGACTCGGTATAGGACCGAAAGCAATTGAGGAGATACTCGGTGTTTCCAAAGCCTACGTCACACGCGTCGGCGGCGGTCCATTCCCCACCGAGATGCCTCCTGACTTAGATGAGAAAATTCGGGAAATCGGCAAAGAGTATGGTGCCACGACGCGCCGTCCAAGACGCTGCGGCTGGTTAGACCTCGTCGCACTCCGATATGCCGCACAAATTAACGGATTAACTGCTATTGCGATGACAAAATTGGATGTATTTGATACCCTCGACGATCTCCAGGTCTGTGTCGCCTATCGGTACAAAGGTAAACAAACAACGGCTTTCCCAAGTAGTCTGCAGGTCTTGGAGGAATGCGAACCCGTCTACGAAACATTACCCGGATGGCAGCAATCCTTGACCGAAGCACGCACCGCCGAGGACATTCCGCAGCGCACTAAAGATTACATCGCATATGTCGCAGATTATCTTGACGTGCCAATTCCAATTATCTCCGTCGGACCCGACAGAGATCAGATCGTGCAACTCGGACGTTCCCTTTGGTAATTGACACACTCCCTACGGCTAAATAATACAAGTTGCTACTAACAAGTTTTGAAGGTTCAAAGAGATTTGTCACGCATTTTCCTCACTCCAGATGGGTGATATTGCTTCGCAGTGAGAATAGAAAAGGCTTGGGTGTTTCCCCGCGTATTTCTTTAACATCTGCATGGAATAAGTGGTCTAAAATTTCTGAATTTTAATTTGACATCCGCCTTAAAGTATGGTATTATTAAATGTTGTGAGTTTGAGCCGTTAGCTCAGCTGGTAGAGCATCT from Candidatus Poribacteria bacterium includes the following:
- the rpsI gene encoding 30S ribosomal protein S9 — encoded protein: MAIEQFWGTGRRKTSVARVRIIPGGEAGVTVNKKPIQEYFERADHWQAAQRPIEHVEKMGEYAIHVNVKGGGKTGQSGAISHGLARALVKADESLKPSLKKAGFLTRDSRMVERKKYGQKGARARFQFSKR
- a CDS encoding adenylosuccinate synthase, with the protein product MSNIVILGAQWGDESKGKLTDVFAADADIVARYQGGDNAGHTIVLGEKTFILHLIPSGILRPDTVNVIGNGVVINLETLFGEIDRLQAQDIEVSSDNLKISDRAHLIMPYHKVVEQWEQMGSATKIGTTSRGIGPTYSDKMNRHAGIRVGDLLEFDQFQKKLDYNLEAKADALQIGGPERHVLLETYHSYAQRIAPYVTDTVAFMHDALASEKRILFEGAQGTMLDIDFGTYPYVTSSNCTAGAACTGLGIGPKAIEEILGVSKAYVTRVGGGPFPTEMPPDLDEKIREIGKEYGATTRRPRRCGWLDLVALRYAAQINGLTAIAMTKLDVFDTLDDLQVCVAYRYKGKQTTAFPSSLQVLEECEPVYETLPGWQQSLTEARTAEDIPQRTKDYIAYVADYLDVPIPIISVGPDRDQIVQLGRSLW